Genomic segment of Acidobacteriota bacterium:
TTCCTGTCAGATCCCGTGTGGTGGTTCTATCTCTTCTGGCTTCCCGGATTTCTTCAGGAACAGCGCAGCTTCTCATTGCAGGAAGTGGCTCTCTTTGGTTGGCTCCCCTATCTGACCTCCGATATTGGGGGCATATTGGGTGGCTGGGTATCCGATCGTCTGATTCCCTTCACTGGAGGTCCCGTTAAAGCTCGCCTCATTCCAATGACGGCATGCGCGCTTCTGATGCCGATAAGTCTTTTGGTGCCGTCCATCCAATCTCGCATCTCCCTCATTGCGGTGCTATGCATCGTTACCTTTGCGCATATGGGATGGAAGACAAACCTGATGACAATTACCAACGATATCTATCCCGTCGATTGCATCGGTACAGTATCCGGACTGCTGATGTTGGGCAGTGGCGTTGGAGGGTTTCTGTTCCAGGGCGTCATAGCCCGAATCGCTCAGAGCGTCTCCTACGGGCCGATTTTTACAATGATGGGATTCATGCATCCACTTGCCTTGATCATCTGCCTACTCGTTCTTCGTAGATCCGATTCCACCCTTCATTCCGCCATCAAAAGCGCTCCATTGGTTCCAAAGACCAGAGTGACGTGAGGCACGTTTCCGCGTAACTCATCCGAACTCTCGAACAGCTATTGAGTAGGACAAACGGACGGAACCTGGCGTCCGATGTGGTGTCCTTTTGATTTCTGAGTTGGTGCGATTCGATGCGGAAGAGTGCAAGCCGGACAAGTCGCTTATTCTACTGTAGGGAAATGCTTTTAGAGTCGTTGTGCGATTTCGTGCGATCCGGTGCAGAAGAGGGGAAATCGCATTTCGAGTCAGGTGCATTCAACCGGGCTCTGCCACCTCTCCGTAACATCAGTTTACCTTTAATTGATGCAGGGAGAAAGTCACAGAGGGGTTGGCAGTCAGGCCGTCGGCGAATGGACCGCCGGACTGGAGCAGATGCTGCGTGGGATTGCCCTGAACGCGGGCTTCGATCGCATGGAGATAGCCTCGCTCTCGCCGCCTGACAGCGAAGCCGCGGCAGAAGACTCCGCGCGATTTTCTTCCTGGGTCGATGCCGGTCGCGCTGGTGAGATGGAGTATCTGAAGCGTCGCAACGAGCAGGGAACACTTCTGCGCTCGGCGGTGCAAATCGCCATGCCCTGGGCGCAATCGGTCGTCGTCTGCGCCATGAACTACAACACCTCCGCGCCTCGTTCCATTGAAGAGGCTCCCCCCGATACCGGATGGATTGCGCGCTACGCCTGGAGCGGAAGTCAGGATGAGGGTGGACATCTGAGGCCCACCGACTATCACGATGAGCTGCTCGGCCGCTTGCGTTTGCTGGAAGAAGCGATTAAGCACCGCGCCGGCTGCGAGACACGCTGCTACGTCGATACAGGGCCTCTGGTTGAGAGAACCGTCGCCGCACACGCGGGGGTTGGATGGATCGGCAAAAACACCTGCGTCATCAACCAGGAACTCGGCTCCTGGTTGTTGCTCGGCGTTGTCGTCACCTCACTGGCTGTCCCGCAGGGGGCGGTGCGCGTGGCTGCGGCAGACCGCTGTGGAAGCTGCACGCGCTGCATCGACGCCTGCCCCACCCATGCCCTGGTTGCACCGCGCCAGATGGACGCATCGAGGTGTATCTCCTACCTGACAATCGAGAAGAAGGGAGACATCCCCGTCGAGCTGCGAGAGCCGATGGGGCGTCAGGTCTTTGGCTGCGACATCTGCCAGGACGTCTGCCCATGGAACCGCCGCGCCCCTGTCGCCGTAAAAGAAGGAATGAAGCCGCGCGGAGAGCTGGTTAACCCGCCGCTTGCATGGCTGGCCAGTCTGGACGCAACAGGGTTTCGCGAGCAGTTCAAGGGCTCGCCTTTAGAACGCACGCGGCGGAAGAGGCTGCATCGCAATGTCGCCATCGCAATGGGCA
This window contains:
- the queG gene encoding tRNA epoxyqueuosine(34) reductase QueG: MLRGIALNAGFDRMEIASLSPPDSEAAAEDSARFSSWVDAGRAGEMEYLKRRNEQGTLLRSAVQIAMPWAQSVVVCAMNYNTSAPRSIEEAPPDTGWIARYAWSGSQDEGGHLRPTDYHDELLGRLRLLEEAIKHRAGCETRCYVDTGPLVERTVAAHAGVGWIGKNTCVINQELGSWLLLGVVVTSLAVPQGAVRVAAADRCGSCTRCIDACPTHALVAPRQMDASRCISYLTIEKKGDIPVELREPMGRQVFGCDICQDVCPWNRRAPVAVKEGMKPRGELVNPPLAWLASLDATGFREQFKGSPLERTRRKRLHRNVAIAMGNSGNPAFLPQLKLWSEVEGDEVLAGTARWAMDRLLGGERTPSKDESPL